A DNA window from Xiphias gladius isolate SHS-SW01 ecotype Sanya breed wild chromosome 3, ASM1685928v1, whole genome shotgun sequence contains the following coding sequences:
- the hgs gene encoding hepatocyte growth factor-regulated tyrosine kinase substrate isoform X4 has protein sequence MGKGGGTFERLLDKATSQLLLETDWESILQICDLIRQGDTQAKYAIGAIKKKLNDKNPHVALYALEVLESVVKNCGQTVHDEVASKQTMEELKDLLKKQTEPNVRNKILYLIQAWAHAFRNEPKYKVVQDTYQIMKVEGHVFPEFKESDAMFAAERAPDWVDAEECHRCRVQFGVMTRKHHCRACGQIFCGKCSSKYSTIPKFGIEKEVRVCEPCFELLNKKAEGKAPSSGSAELPPEYLTSPLSQQSQMPPKRDEAALQEEEELQLAIALSQSEAEEKERMRQKNSYSMYPKADPTPVTSSAPPVSTLYTSPVNSSAPSAEDVDPELARYLNRTYWEKKQEEARKSPTPSAPAPVPLAEPLPSISQPVDSHVPVQPVRIVEQQYQNGESEENHEQFLKALQNAVTTFLNRMKSNHMRGRSITNDSAVLSLFQSINNMHPQLLDILNQLDEKRLYYEGLQDKLAQVRDARAALNALRDEHREKLRRAAEEAERQRQIQLAQKLEIMRQKKQEYLEMQRQLAIQRLQEQEKERQMRLEQQKHTIQMRAQMPAFSLPYAQMQSLPPNVAGGVVYQPGAPPSYPGTFSPAGSVEGSPMHNIYMNQPGQTAPAQYQAMPGAASDPNMVNAYMYQAAGTNGQPAPPPGQAPPAASPPYSNYQPTPTQGYQNVVSQAQSMPPMSQAAPANGMGYMGYQPYNMQNMISALPGQDPNMPPQQPYMPGQQPMYQQVAPPGGPQQQQQAQQQTPQPVPGSAEAQLISFD, from the exons ATAAAGCCACCAGTCAGCTTCTGCTGGAGACTGACTGGGAATCCATTCTGCAGATTTGTGATCTAATTCGACAAGGAGACACACA AGCTAAATATGCTATTGGAGCCATTAAGAAGAAGCTGAATGACAAAAATCCACATGTGGCCCTGTACGCACTGGAG GTCCTTGAGTCAGTAGTGAAGAACTGTGGCCAGACAGTCCATGATGAGGTGGCGAGTAAGCAAACCATGGAGGAGCTGAAGGATCTGCTCAAG aaacagacagaacCAAACGTCAGAAACAAGATCCTGTACCTGATCCAGGCCTGGGCTCATGCCTTCCGCAACGAACCTAAATACAAGGTGGTTCAAGACACTTATCAGATTATGAAAGTGGAAG GTCATGTGTTCCCCGAGTTTAAGGAGAGTGATGCGATGTTTGCAGCTGAGAGA GCCCCAGACTGGGTCGATGCTGAGGAGTGCCACCGGTGCAGAGTCCAGTTTGGAGTTATGACAAGAAAG CACCACTGTCGAGCCTGTGGCCAGATTTTCTGTGGCAAGTGTTCGTCTAAGTACTCCACCATTCCGAAGTTTGGCATCGAGAAggaagtgcgtgtgtgtgagcccTGCTTTGAGCTGCTTAACAA GAAAGCTGAAGGGAAAGCCCCGTCCTCAGGCTCTGCTGAACTGCCTCCCGAGTACCTGACCAGCCCTCTGTCCCAACAGTCACAG ATGCCGCCCAAGAGAGATGAGGCAGcactgcaggaggaggaagagctgcAGCTGGCCATTGCCCTTTCCCAAAGTGAGGCTGAGGAGAAGGAGCGGATG AGGCAAAAGAACTCGTACTCAATGTATCCCAAAGCTGATCCCACCCCTGTGACGTCCTCAGCACCACCAGTCAGCACCCTCTACACTTCCCCTGTG AACTCCTCTGCTCCATCAGCTGAAGATGTAGACCCTGAG CTGGCCCGTTACCTGAACAGAACATACTGGGAGAAGAAACAGGAGGAGGCTCGCAAAAGTCCCACCCCCTCAGCCCCTGCCCCTGTGCCATTGGCTGAGCCCCTTCCATCAATCAGTCAGCCTGTGGACAGCCATGTCCCTGTCCAGCCAGTCAGAATAGTGGAG CAGCAGTACCAGAATGGGGAGTCGGAGGAGAACCACGAGCAGTTTCTGAAGGCTCTGCAGAATGCCGTCACCACCTTCCTTAACCGCATGAAGAGCAACCACATGCGTGGGCGCAGCATCACCAATGACAGTGCTGTGCTCTCCCTCTTCCAATCAATCAACAACATGCATCCACAGCTGTTGGACATCCTCAACCAGCTAGATGAGAAACGAT TGTACTATGAGGGGCTGCAGGACAAGTTGGCTCAGGTGCGTGATGCACGGGCAGCTCTCAACGCCCTTCGTGACGAACACAGAGAGAAGCTGCGCCGTGCcgcagaggaagcagagaggcagaggcagatCCAGCTGGCACAAAAACTGGAGATCatgaggcagaaaaaacag GAGTACCTGGAGATGCAAAGACAGCTGGCCATTCAGCGCCTccaggagcaggagaaggagagacagatgcGCTTGGAGCAGCAGAAGCACACAATCCAGATGAGAGCCCAGATGCCCGCTTTCTCTCTGCCCTACGCCCAG ATGCAGTCTTTGCCCCCCAACGTGGCAGGAGGGGTGGTGTACCAGCCTGGTGCTCCACCCAGCTACCCGGGCACCTTCAGCCCTGCTGGTTCTGTGGAGGGTTCACCTATGCATAACATCTACATGAACCAGCCTGGGCAGACTGCACCAGCACAGTACCAGGCCATGCCTGGCGCTGCCTCAG ATCCCAATATGGTTAATGCCTACATGTACCAAGCTGCAGGCACCAATGGGCAACCTGCTCCACCTCCCGGCCAGGCGCCACCCGCTGCTAGTCCACCCTACTCCAACTATCAGCCAACACCAACACAGGGCTACCAG AATGTGGTCTCACAGGCCCAGAGTATGCCTCCCATGTCCCAGGCTGCCCCCGCTAACGGTATGGGCTACATGGGCTACCAGCCATACAACATGCAGAACATGATTTCAGCATTGCCGGGACAGGACCCCAATATGCCCCCCCAACAGCCATACATGCCAGGACAGCAGCCCATGTACCAGCAG GTGGCTCCCCCCGGTGgcccgcagcagcagcagcaggcacagCAGCAGACCCCTCAGCCTGTGCCGGGCAGCGCGGAGGCGCAACTCATCTCCTTCGACTGA
- the hgs gene encoding hepatocyte growth factor-regulated tyrosine kinase substrate isoform X3, protein MGKGGGTFERLLDKATSQLLLETDWESILQICDLIRQGDTQAKYAIGAIKKKLNDKNPHVALYALEVLESVVKNCGQTVHDEVASKQTMEELKDLLKTEPNVRNKILYLIQAWAHAFRNEPKYKVVQDTYQIMKVEGHVFPEFKESDAMFAAERAPDWVDAEECHRCRVQFGVMTRKHHCRACGQIFCGKCSSKYSTIPKFGIEKEVRVCEPCFELLNNHPSLSPPLRKAEGKAPSSGSAELPPEYLTSPLSQQSQMPPKRDEAALQEEEELQLAIALSQSEAEEKERMRQKNSYSMYPKADPTPVTSSAPPVSTLYTSPVNSSAPSAEDVDPELARYLNRTYWEKKQEEARKSPTPSAPAPVPLAEPLPSISQPVDSHVPVQPVRIVEQQYQNGESEENHEQFLKALQNAVTTFLNRMKSNHMRGRSITNDSAVLSLFQSINNMHPQLLDILNQLDEKRLYYEGLQDKLAQVRDARAALNALRDEHREKLRRAAEEAERQRQIQLAQKLEIMRQKKQEYLEMQRQLAIQRLQEQEKERQMRLEQQKHTIQMRAQMPAFSLPYAQMQSLPPNVAGGVVYQPGAPPSYPGTFSPAGSVEGSPMHNIYMNQPGQTAPAQYQAMPGAASDPNMVNAYMYQAAGTNGQPAPPPGQAPPAASPPYSNYQPTPTQGYQNVVSQAQSMPPMSQAAPANGMGYMGYQPYNMQNMISALPGQDPNMPPQQPYMPGQQPMYQQVAPPGGPQQQQQAQQQTPQPVPGSAEAQLISFD, encoded by the exons ATAAAGCCACCAGTCAGCTTCTGCTGGAGACTGACTGGGAATCCATTCTGCAGATTTGTGATCTAATTCGACAAGGAGACACACA AGCTAAATATGCTATTGGAGCCATTAAGAAGAAGCTGAATGACAAAAATCCACATGTGGCCCTGTACGCACTGGAG GTCCTTGAGTCAGTAGTGAAGAACTGTGGCCAGACAGTCCATGATGAGGTGGCGAGTAAGCAAACCATGGAGGAGCTGAAGGATCTGCTCAAG acagaacCAAACGTCAGAAACAAGATCCTGTACCTGATCCAGGCCTGGGCTCATGCCTTCCGCAACGAACCTAAATACAAGGTGGTTCAAGACACTTATCAGATTATGAAAGTGGAAG GTCATGTGTTCCCCGAGTTTAAGGAGAGTGATGCGATGTTTGCAGCTGAGAGA GCCCCAGACTGGGTCGATGCTGAGGAGTGCCACCGGTGCAGAGTCCAGTTTGGAGTTATGACAAGAAAG CACCACTGTCGAGCCTGTGGCCAGATTTTCTGTGGCAAGTGTTCGTCTAAGTACTCCACCATTCCGAAGTTTGGCATCGAGAAggaagtgcgtgtgtgtgagcccTGCTTTGAGCTGCTTAACAA ccacccctccctctctcctccacttaGGAAAGCTGAAGGGAAAGCCCCGTCCTCAGGCTCTGCTGAACTGCCTCCCGAGTACCTGACCAGCCCTCTGTCCCAACAGTCACAG ATGCCGCCCAAGAGAGATGAGGCAGcactgcaggaggaggaagagctgcAGCTGGCCATTGCCCTTTCCCAAAGTGAGGCTGAGGAGAAGGAGCGGATG AGGCAAAAGAACTCGTACTCAATGTATCCCAAAGCTGATCCCACCCCTGTGACGTCCTCAGCACCACCAGTCAGCACCCTCTACACTTCCCCTGTG AACTCCTCTGCTCCATCAGCTGAAGATGTAGACCCTGAG CTGGCCCGTTACCTGAACAGAACATACTGGGAGAAGAAACAGGAGGAGGCTCGCAAAAGTCCCACCCCCTCAGCCCCTGCCCCTGTGCCATTGGCTGAGCCCCTTCCATCAATCAGTCAGCCTGTGGACAGCCATGTCCCTGTCCAGCCAGTCAGAATAGTGGAG CAGCAGTACCAGAATGGGGAGTCGGAGGAGAACCACGAGCAGTTTCTGAAGGCTCTGCAGAATGCCGTCACCACCTTCCTTAACCGCATGAAGAGCAACCACATGCGTGGGCGCAGCATCACCAATGACAGTGCTGTGCTCTCCCTCTTCCAATCAATCAACAACATGCATCCACAGCTGTTGGACATCCTCAACCAGCTAGATGAGAAACGAT TGTACTATGAGGGGCTGCAGGACAAGTTGGCTCAGGTGCGTGATGCACGGGCAGCTCTCAACGCCCTTCGTGACGAACACAGAGAGAAGCTGCGCCGTGCcgcagaggaagcagagaggcagaggcagatCCAGCTGGCACAAAAACTGGAGATCatgaggcagaaaaaacag GAGTACCTGGAGATGCAAAGACAGCTGGCCATTCAGCGCCTccaggagcaggagaaggagagacagatgcGCTTGGAGCAGCAGAAGCACACAATCCAGATGAGAGCCCAGATGCCCGCTTTCTCTCTGCCCTACGCCCAG ATGCAGTCTTTGCCCCCCAACGTGGCAGGAGGGGTGGTGTACCAGCCTGGTGCTCCACCCAGCTACCCGGGCACCTTCAGCCCTGCTGGTTCTGTGGAGGGTTCACCTATGCATAACATCTACATGAACCAGCCTGGGCAGACTGCACCAGCACAGTACCAGGCCATGCCTGGCGCTGCCTCAG ATCCCAATATGGTTAATGCCTACATGTACCAAGCTGCAGGCACCAATGGGCAACCTGCTCCACCTCCCGGCCAGGCGCCACCCGCTGCTAGTCCACCCTACTCCAACTATCAGCCAACACCAACACAGGGCTACCAG AATGTGGTCTCACAGGCCCAGAGTATGCCTCCCATGTCCCAGGCTGCCCCCGCTAACGGTATGGGCTACATGGGCTACCAGCCATACAACATGCAGAACATGATTTCAGCATTGCCGGGACAGGACCCCAATATGCCCCCCCAACAGCCATACATGCCAGGACAGCAGCCCATGTACCAGCAG GTGGCTCCCCCCGGTGgcccgcagcagcagcagcaggcacagCAGCAGACCCCTCAGCCTGTGCCGGGCAGCGCGGAGGCGCAACTCATCTCCTTCGACTGA
- the hgs gene encoding hepatocyte growth factor-regulated tyrosine kinase substrate isoform X1: MGKGGGTFERLLDKATSQLLLETDWESILQICDLIRQGDTQAKYAIGAIKKKLNDKNPHVALYALEVLESVVKNCGQTVHDEVASKQTMEELKDLLKKQTEPNVRNKILYLIQAWAHAFRNEPKYKVVQDTYQIMKVEGHVFPEFKESDAMFAAERAPDWVDAEECHRCRVQFGVMTRKHHCRACGQIFCGKCSSKYSTIPKFGIEKEVRVCEPCFELLNNHPSLSPPLRKAEGKAPSSGSAELPPEYLTSPLSQQSQMPPKRDEAALQEEEELQLAIALSQSEAEEKERMRQKNSYSMYPKADPTPVTSSAPPVSTLYTSPVNSSAPSAEDVDPELARYLNRTYWEKKQEEARKSPTPSAPAPVPLAEPLPSISQPVDSHVPVQPVRIVEQQYQNGESEENHEQFLKALQNAVTTFLNRMKSNHMRGRSITNDSAVLSLFQSINNMHPQLLDILNQLDEKRLYYEGLQDKLAQVRDARAALNALRDEHREKLRRAAEEAERQRQIQLAQKLEIMRQKKQEYLEMQRQLAIQRLQEQEKERQMRLEQQKHTIQMRAQMPAFSLPYAQMQSLPPNVAGGVVYQPGAPPSYPGTFSPAGSVEGSPMHNIYMNQPGQTAPAQYQAMPGAASDPNMVNAYMYQAAGTNGQPAPPPGQAPPAASPPYSNYQPTPTQGYQNVVSQAQSMPPMSQAAPANGMGYMGYQPYNMQNMISALPGQDPNMPPQQPYMPGQQPMYQQVAPPGGPQQQQQAQQQTPQPVPGSAEAQLISFD, translated from the exons ATAAAGCCACCAGTCAGCTTCTGCTGGAGACTGACTGGGAATCCATTCTGCAGATTTGTGATCTAATTCGACAAGGAGACACACA AGCTAAATATGCTATTGGAGCCATTAAGAAGAAGCTGAATGACAAAAATCCACATGTGGCCCTGTACGCACTGGAG GTCCTTGAGTCAGTAGTGAAGAACTGTGGCCAGACAGTCCATGATGAGGTGGCGAGTAAGCAAACCATGGAGGAGCTGAAGGATCTGCTCAAG aaacagacagaacCAAACGTCAGAAACAAGATCCTGTACCTGATCCAGGCCTGGGCTCATGCCTTCCGCAACGAACCTAAATACAAGGTGGTTCAAGACACTTATCAGATTATGAAAGTGGAAG GTCATGTGTTCCCCGAGTTTAAGGAGAGTGATGCGATGTTTGCAGCTGAGAGA GCCCCAGACTGGGTCGATGCTGAGGAGTGCCACCGGTGCAGAGTCCAGTTTGGAGTTATGACAAGAAAG CACCACTGTCGAGCCTGTGGCCAGATTTTCTGTGGCAAGTGTTCGTCTAAGTACTCCACCATTCCGAAGTTTGGCATCGAGAAggaagtgcgtgtgtgtgagcccTGCTTTGAGCTGCTTAACAA ccacccctccctctctcctccacttaGGAAAGCTGAAGGGAAAGCCCCGTCCTCAGGCTCTGCTGAACTGCCTCCCGAGTACCTGACCAGCCCTCTGTCCCAACAGTCACAG ATGCCGCCCAAGAGAGATGAGGCAGcactgcaggaggaggaagagctgcAGCTGGCCATTGCCCTTTCCCAAAGTGAGGCTGAGGAGAAGGAGCGGATG AGGCAAAAGAACTCGTACTCAATGTATCCCAAAGCTGATCCCACCCCTGTGACGTCCTCAGCACCACCAGTCAGCACCCTCTACACTTCCCCTGTG AACTCCTCTGCTCCATCAGCTGAAGATGTAGACCCTGAG CTGGCCCGTTACCTGAACAGAACATACTGGGAGAAGAAACAGGAGGAGGCTCGCAAAAGTCCCACCCCCTCAGCCCCTGCCCCTGTGCCATTGGCTGAGCCCCTTCCATCAATCAGTCAGCCTGTGGACAGCCATGTCCCTGTCCAGCCAGTCAGAATAGTGGAG CAGCAGTACCAGAATGGGGAGTCGGAGGAGAACCACGAGCAGTTTCTGAAGGCTCTGCAGAATGCCGTCACCACCTTCCTTAACCGCATGAAGAGCAACCACATGCGTGGGCGCAGCATCACCAATGACAGTGCTGTGCTCTCCCTCTTCCAATCAATCAACAACATGCATCCACAGCTGTTGGACATCCTCAACCAGCTAGATGAGAAACGAT TGTACTATGAGGGGCTGCAGGACAAGTTGGCTCAGGTGCGTGATGCACGGGCAGCTCTCAACGCCCTTCGTGACGAACACAGAGAGAAGCTGCGCCGTGCcgcagaggaagcagagaggcagaggcagatCCAGCTGGCACAAAAACTGGAGATCatgaggcagaaaaaacag GAGTACCTGGAGATGCAAAGACAGCTGGCCATTCAGCGCCTccaggagcaggagaaggagagacagatgcGCTTGGAGCAGCAGAAGCACACAATCCAGATGAGAGCCCAGATGCCCGCTTTCTCTCTGCCCTACGCCCAG ATGCAGTCTTTGCCCCCCAACGTGGCAGGAGGGGTGGTGTACCAGCCTGGTGCTCCACCCAGCTACCCGGGCACCTTCAGCCCTGCTGGTTCTGTGGAGGGTTCACCTATGCATAACATCTACATGAACCAGCCTGGGCAGACTGCACCAGCACAGTACCAGGCCATGCCTGGCGCTGCCTCAG ATCCCAATATGGTTAATGCCTACATGTACCAAGCTGCAGGCACCAATGGGCAACCTGCTCCACCTCCCGGCCAGGCGCCACCCGCTGCTAGTCCACCCTACTCCAACTATCAGCCAACACCAACACAGGGCTACCAG AATGTGGTCTCACAGGCCCAGAGTATGCCTCCCATGTCCCAGGCTGCCCCCGCTAACGGTATGGGCTACATGGGCTACCAGCCATACAACATGCAGAACATGATTTCAGCATTGCCGGGACAGGACCCCAATATGCCCCCCCAACAGCCATACATGCCAGGACAGCAGCCCATGTACCAGCAG GTGGCTCCCCCCGGTGgcccgcagcagcagcagcaggcacagCAGCAGACCCCTCAGCCTGTGCCGGGCAGCGCGGAGGCGCAACTCATCTCCTTCGACTGA
- the hgs gene encoding hepatocyte growth factor-regulated tyrosine kinase substrate isoform X2 — protein sequence MGKGGGTFERLLDKATSQLLLETDWESILQICDLIRQGDTQAKYAIGAIKKKLNDKNPHVALYALEVLESVVKNCGQTVHDEVASKQTMEELKDLLKKQTEPNVRNKILYLIQAWAHAFRNEPKYKVVQDTYQIMKVEGHVFPEFKESDAMFAAERAPDWVDAEECHRCRVQFGVMTRKHHCRACGQIFCGKCSSKYSTIPKFGIEKEVRVCEPCFELLNNHPSLSPPLRKAEGKAPSSGSAELPPEYLTSPLSQQSQMPPKRDEAALQEEEELQLAIALSQSEAEEKERMRQKNSYSMYPKADPTPVTSSAPPVSTLYTSPVNSSAPSAEDVDPELARYLNRTYWEKKQEEARKSPTPSAPAPVPLAEPLPSISQPVDSHVPVQPVRIVEQYQNGESEENHEQFLKALQNAVTTFLNRMKSNHMRGRSITNDSAVLSLFQSINNMHPQLLDILNQLDEKRLYYEGLQDKLAQVRDARAALNALRDEHREKLRRAAEEAERQRQIQLAQKLEIMRQKKQEYLEMQRQLAIQRLQEQEKERQMRLEQQKHTIQMRAQMPAFSLPYAQMQSLPPNVAGGVVYQPGAPPSYPGTFSPAGSVEGSPMHNIYMNQPGQTAPAQYQAMPGAASDPNMVNAYMYQAAGTNGQPAPPPGQAPPAASPPYSNYQPTPTQGYQNVVSQAQSMPPMSQAAPANGMGYMGYQPYNMQNMISALPGQDPNMPPQQPYMPGQQPMYQQVAPPGGPQQQQQAQQQTPQPVPGSAEAQLISFD from the exons ATAAAGCCACCAGTCAGCTTCTGCTGGAGACTGACTGGGAATCCATTCTGCAGATTTGTGATCTAATTCGACAAGGAGACACACA AGCTAAATATGCTATTGGAGCCATTAAGAAGAAGCTGAATGACAAAAATCCACATGTGGCCCTGTACGCACTGGAG GTCCTTGAGTCAGTAGTGAAGAACTGTGGCCAGACAGTCCATGATGAGGTGGCGAGTAAGCAAACCATGGAGGAGCTGAAGGATCTGCTCAAG aaacagacagaacCAAACGTCAGAAACAAGATCCTGTACCTGATCCAGGCCTGGGCTCATGCCTTCCGCAACGAACCTAAATACAAGGTGGTTCAAGACACTTATCAGATTATGAAAGTGGAAG GTCATGTGTTCCCCGAGTTTAAGGAGAGTGATGCGATGTTTGCAGCTGAGAGA GCCCCAGACTGGGTCGATGCTGAGGAGTGCCACCGGTGCAGAGTCCAGTTTGGAGTTATGACAAGAAAG CACCACTGTCGAGCCTGTGGCCAGATTTTCTGTGGCAAGTGTTCGTCTAAGTACTCCACCATTCCGAAGTTTGGCATCGAGAAggaagtgcgtgtgtgtgagcccTGCTTTGAGCTGCTTAACAA ccacccctccctctctcctccacttaGGAAAGCTGAAGGGAAAGCCCCGTCCTCAGGCTCTGCTGAACTGCCTCCCGAGTACCTGACCAGCCCTCTGTCCCAACAGTCACAG ATGCCGCCCAAGAGAGATGAGGCAGcactgcaggaggaggaagagctgcAGCTGGCCATTGCCCTTTCCCAAAGTGAGGCTGAGGAGAAGGAGCGGATG AGGCAAAAGAACTCGTACTCAATGTATCCCAAAGCTGATCCCACCCCTGTGACGTCCTCAGCACCACCAGTCAGCACCCTCTACACTTCCCCTGTG AACTCCTCTGCTCCATCAGCTGAAGATGTAGACCCTGAG CTGGCCCGTTACCTGAACAGAACATACTGGGAGAAGAAACAGGAGGAGGCTCGCAAAAGTCCCACCCCCTCAGCCCCTGCCCCTGTGCCATTGGCTGAGCCCCTTCCATCAATCAGTCAGCCTGTGGACAGCCATGTCCCTGTCCAGCCAGTCAGAATAGTGGAG CAGTACCAGAATGGGGAGTCGGAGGAGAACCACGAGCAGTTTCTGAAGGCTCTGCAGAATGCCGTCACCACCTTCCTTAACCGCATGAAGAGCAACCACATGCGTGGGCGCAGCATCACCAATGACAGTGCTGTGCTCTCCCTCTTCCAATCAATCAACAACATGCATCCACAGCTGTTGGACATCCTCAACCAGCTAGATGAGAAACGAT TGTACTATGAGGGGCTGCAGGACAAGTTGGCTCAGGTGCGTGATGCACGGGCAGCTCTCAACGCCCTTCGTGACGAACACAGAGAGAAGCTGCGCCGTGCcgcagaggaagcagagaggcagaggcagatCCAGCTGGCACAAAAACTGGAGATCatgaggcagaaaaaacag GAGTACCTGGAGATGCAAAGACAGCTGGCCATTCAGCGCCTccaggagcaggagaaggagagacagatgcGCTTGGAGCAGCAGAAGCACACAATCCAGATGAGAGCCCAGATGCCCGCTTTCTCTCTGCCCTACGCCCAG ATGCAGTCTTTGCCCCCCAACGTGGCAGGAGGGGTGGTGTACCAGCCTGGTGCTCCACCCAGCTACCCGGGCACCTTCAGCCCTGCTGGTTCTGTGGAGGGTTCACCTATGCATAACATCTACATGAACCAGCCTGGGCAGACTGCACCAGCACAGTACCAGGCCATGCCTGGCGCTGCCTCAG ATCCCAATATGGTTAATGCCTACATGTACCAAGCTGCAGGCACCAATGGGCAACCTGCTCCACCTCCCGGCCAGGCGCCACCCGCTGCTAGTCCACCCTACTCCAACTATCAGCCAACACCAACACAGGGCTACCAG AATGTGGTCTCACAGGCCCAGAGTATGCCTCCCATGTCCCAGGCTGCCCCCGCTAACGGTATGGGCTACATGGGCTACCAGCCATACAACATGCAGAACATGATTTCAGCATTGCCGGGACAGGACCCCAATATGCCCCCCCAACAGCCATACATGCCAGGACAGCAGCCCATGTACCAGCAG GTGGCTCCCCCCGGTGgcccgcagcagcagcagcaggcacagCAGCAGACCCCTCAGCCTGTGCCGGGCAGCGCGGAGGCGCAACTCATCTCCTTCGACTGA